Genomic DNA from Trueperaceae bacterium:
CCTGGGACCAGAACACGATGGCCGCGGCGGCGACTCCCGGCACGGTGGCGCTCGAGGCCGCGGCGTTGCGCTGGGTCGTCGAGGCCACAGGGCTGCCCGAGGGGACCTGGGGCGCGTTCGCCACCGGCACGACGATGGCCCACGTCGCCGCGCTTGGCACGGCCACGACGGCGGTCCTCGGCCGAGCCGGCTGGGACCCGGTCGCCGACGGCCTGTTCGGGGCACCGCCGGTGACCGTGGTCGTTGGGGATGAGGTTCACCCGTCGCTGCTCAAGGCGCTCGGCATCCTCGGCCTCGGGCGCGACCGCGTCGTGCGCGTGCCGGTCGACGGCCAGGGGCGCCTGCGGGCTGAGATGCTCCCGGTCCTGGAGCCGCCGGCGATCCTCTGCCTTCAGGCGGGCAACGTCGACACCGGAGCGTTCGACCCTATGGCCGAGGTCGTCGACGCCGCTCGCGAGGTCGGAGCGTGGGTGCACGTGGACGGGGCGTTCGGGTTCTGGGCCGCGGCCTCCCCGGCCTTCTCGCACCTGACCGTCGGCATGGAGCGCGCCGACTCCTGGGCCACCGACGCACACAAGTACCTCAACGTGCCCTACGACGCCGGCATCGTGCTGGTGCGGGACGCCTCGGCGCTGGAGCGGGCGATGAGCGTGTCGGCCGCCTACTTGCCGCCAGGGGAGATCGGCCGTGACCCGGTGCTGTACTCGCTCGAGCTGTCGCGCCGCGCCCGCGGCGTGCCTACCTGGGCCGTCCTCAGGACCATGGGCCGGTCGGGCGTCGCCGAGCTGGTGGAGCGCACCTGCGCGCTGGCGCGCCGCTTCGCCGACGGGGTGAGAGCGGCAGGCTTCGAGGTCCTCAACGAGGTCGTCCTGAACCAGGTGCTCGTGAGCTTCGGTGATGCCGCGACCACGGCGCGTGTGGTGCAGGAGGTCCAGGCCGAGGGCACGCTCTACGCCGGCCCGACGGTCTGGCAGGGCAGGACGGCGATGCGCGTGTCGGTGTCCTCGTGGCGGACGACCGAGGCCGACATCGACCGCAGCGTCGCGGCAGTCAAGCGCTGCGCCGAGGAGGTCAAGCGGACCGCGGTCGCGGGGGTCTCGGCCTGAGTTCCTCTGGCACCAGCTCGGCGTAGCGCCTGGCGGCCGCGCGGCGGCTGGCGGCGCCGAGCTTGGCGAGCACTCCCTCGACGTGGTGCTCGACGGTCCGGACCGAGAGGCCCAGCCGCCTGGCTATCTCCTTGTTCGTCAGGCCCTCGGCGACCAGCGACACGACCTCGAGCTGCCGCGTCGTGAGCCCGCCCGGGTTCGCCAGCGTCTCGCTTCGCGGGCGCGCCGGGACAGCGGCGCCGAGCTCGCGCAGTCGCCTCGTCGCTCGCTCCTCGAGCGGCCGCGCCCCCAGGCGCCGGGCGGTCTCGAGCGCCTCCCCTAGCGCCGCCGCCTCGTCGGTCAGGGTGAGCATCAGCGCCCTGTCGTAGTCCCACCCGATGGTTCCGAACGCTTCGGCGGCCCGCCGCCAGTCTCGCGCCACCATCGGGGCGAAGGGCTCGGGCAGGTCCCCCTCCACGGGCAGGTCGAGGCCCGCGACGGCCGACCAGGCCGCGACACCCGCCCATGCCCAGCCCCCGCCGCCCGAACTCATGAGCTCTTCGGCGGCGGCGACGCGCGCCCGCGGCGGGTCGGCGCGACCTGTGAGCGCCATCTCGACCTCGAGCTGCAGCACCGGGCCGAGGCGCTGGAGCTCGGCCGCCCTCTCGGCGCGCTCGGCCAGTACCGCCACCCTCGTGCCGGCGTCCTCGTCACCGCGCCGCACGGCCAGCTCGGCGAGCACGGTGTCGGCGAGCAACTGGGCGACGTTCGCGCCCTCGCCGGCCACGTCTGAGGCGATCCCCTCGGCCTCGTCCCAGTCGCCCTGCCGTAGGTGGAGCCAGCCGAGCATCACGCGGGTGTAGAGGAGAAGGGTGTCCACCTGGTGCTCCTCGGCGTACGCCGCCGCCTGCCGCGTGTACCGCCACGCCGTTACCGGGCGCGCCCACGCCAGCGTCGAGTAGCCGAGGTTGAGCAGGGCGCGCACCGCCTCGTGGCGGTCGCCCGCGGCGTCGGCGAGACGATGCGCCTCGAGCAGGAGACCGTAGTCCTCGGGGTCCACGCCGACGCGCACCGAGCCGATGTTCACCAGCGCGTGCGCCGTGACGGCGTCGGCACCCAGTCTCTGGGCGAGCGCCGCCGACTTCTCGCCCCACGCCACGGCCTGAGCGTCGTCGCCGGCGAGCATCGCGAGCTGCGAGAGGCCGCTGTAGGCTCGGGCCAGCTCGACCGACTCGCCGAGCGGCTCGAGCACGCTTATCGCGACCAGCGCGGCCTCCCGTGCGGCGACGCCGTCGCCGCCGTACCAGTGGCAGCGCGACAGGAAGCGCGTGCAGCGCCCCACAGCCTGCACGTCGCCGACCTCGCGGTAGAGCGCGATGGCAGCCTCGACGGCGGCGAAGGCCTCCGTCAGCCTGTCGACCGTGTACGCGGCGAGGGCCGCCTCCTCGTACAGCACGGCCCGCTCGGCGGGAGCCAGCGCCGCGGCGAAGTCGAGGGCGCGCGCGTAGTGAGCGTAGGCCTCGCGGTTCGACTCGGCGGCGGCGGCCCGGCGCGCCGCCGGCAGGGCGTGCTCCGCGACGGCCTCCGCGTCGCCTGACTCCTCGGCGTGGTGCAGGACCTCGGCGGGCTCGGCCCTTGTCTCGACCAGCGACCGCAGCAGGTCGGCGTGGAGCAGGCGTCGCCGCGCCGCCGGCACGCTCGCGCGCACGGCCTCCCGCGCCAGCTCGTGGCGGAAGCGCACGTGCGTCGCCGCGACGCTGAGGAGCTGGCGCCTTTCCGGCTCCTCGGCCGCGGCAGCCCAGCCGGGCATCGCGACGTCGAGGACCCGTGTGGGCAACCGCGACGGGGCCATAGCCACCAGCTCGACCAAGCGGAGCGCCTCCGGCGACAGGCGGGCGACGCGCCCGAGGACCGCGTTGGCGACCGACGGCGGCAGCCTCTCGGGACGGGCG
This window encodes:
- a CDS encoding pyridoxal-dependent decarboxylase — encoded protein: WDQNTMAAAATPGTVALEAAALRWVVEATGLPEGTWGAFATGTTMAHVAALGTATTAVLGRAGWDPVADGLFGAPPVTVVVGDEVHPSLLKALGILGLGRDRVVRVPVDGQGRLRAEMLPVLEPPAILCLQAGNVDTGAFDPMAEVVDAAREVGAWVHVDGAFGFWAAASPAFSHLTVGMERADSWATDAHKYLNVPYDAGIVLVRDASALERAMSVSAAYLPPGEIGRDPVLYSLELSRRARGVPTWAVLRTMGRSGVAELVERTCALARRFADGVRAAGFEVLNEVVLNQVLVSFGDAATTARVVQEVQAEGTLYAGPTVWQGRTAMRVSVSSWRTTEADIDRSVAAVKRCAEEVKRTAVAGVSA
- a CDS encoding AAA family ATPase — encoded protein: MALLEREGPLASLGLVRDEAAAGHGSVVLVTGEPGIGKTALVTRFASDHRADTRLLWGNCDDLSIPRPLGPFRDLAVSGALREALDAEAPPHRLHTLLLAELAAQPPPTALVIEDVHWADEATVDAITVIGRRIGDLPAVLVLTYRSGELGTGHPLPAALEAVSGSTSLYLQLAPLSRAAVAELAGDDADGVYAASGGNPFYVTELIAARPERLPPSVANAVLGRVARLSPEALRLVELVAMAPSRLPTRVLDVAMPGWAAAAEEPERRQLLSVAATHVRFRHELAREAVRASVPAARRRLLHADLLRSLVETRAEPAEVLHHAEESGDAEAVAEHALPAARRAAAAESNREAYAHYARALDFAAALAPAERAVLYEEAALAAYTVDRLTEAFAAVEAAIALYREVGDVQAVGRCTRFLSRCHWYGGDGVAAREAALVAISVLEPLGESVELARAYSGLSQLAMLAGDDAQAVAWGEKSAALAQRLGADAVTAHALVNIGSVRVGVDPEDYGLLLEAHRLADAAGDRHEAVRALLNLGYSTLAWARPVTAWRYTRQAAAYAEEHQVDTLLLYTRVMLGWLHLRQGDWDEAEGIASDVAGEGANVAQLLADTVLAELAVRRGDEDAGTRVAVLAERAERAAELQRLGPVLQLEVEMALTGRADPPRARVAAAEELMSSGGGGWAWAGVAAWSAVAGLDLPVEGDLPEPFAPMVARDWRRAAEAFGTIGWDYDRALMLTLTDEAAALGEALETARRLGARPLEERATRRLRELGAAVPARPRSETLANPGGLTTRQLEVVSLVAEGLTNKEIARRLGLSVRTVEHHVEGVLAKLGAASRRAAARRYAELVPEELRPRPPRPRSA